One Halobacterium zhouii genomic region harbors:
- a CDS encoding DUF7521 family protein: MRSIEALYLAFSATLAAAGLSMVAFATRAYVNTGRDSMRHLSAGFGLVVAAAIGTTVAAFLTGFQNTRTLLTVNYFLTTTGYIFVMYSIVVAE; encoded by the coding sequence ATGCGCTCTATCGAAGCACTCTACCTGGCGTTCAGCGCGACCCTCGCCGCGGCGGGACTGAGCATGGTGGCGTTCGCGACGCGCGCGTACGTGAACACGGGTCGCGACTCGATGAGACACCTCTCGGCCGGGTTCGGTCTCGTCGTCGCCGCCGCCATCGGCACCACTGTCGCCGCGTTTCTCACGGGTTTCCAGAACACGCGGACGCTACTCACCGTGAACTACTTCCTCACGACGACCGGCTACATCTTCGTGATGTACAGCATCGTCGTTGCCGAGTGA
- a CDS encoding chemotaxis protein CheW, whose translation MTDDGTDVLVFSLEDGRYCIDIAHVDEIVDATEDVTPIPNAEENVVGVVDLRGETTTVVDPRVELDVDGSTDGNRIVVLSSEESTGLLVDDVHEVESVTPEDVDDAAETETSRGVVRRDDQFVVWVEPSALV comes from the coding sequence ATGACAGACGATGGGACAGACGTACTTGTTTTCTCGCTAGAGGACGGTCGCTACTGTATCGACATCGCGCACGTGGACGAAATCGTCGACGCGACCGAGGACGTCACGCCCATTCCGAACGCCGAGGAGAACGTGGTCGGCGTCGTCGACCTCCGGGGCGAGACGACGACGGTGGTCGACCCGCGCGTCGAACTCGACGTGGACGGCAGCACGGACGGCAACCGCATCGTAGTGTTGTCCAGCGAGGAGAGTACGGGGTTGCTCGTCGACGACGTCCACGAGGTCGAATCGGTGACGCCCGAGGACGTCGACGACGCGGCGGAGACGGAGACGAGTCGGGGTGTCGTCCGCCGGGACGATCAGTTCGTCGTGTGGGTGGAGCCGTCGGCGCTGGTGTGA
- a CDS encoding transcription initiation factor IIB family protein, with amino-acid sequence MTTDETGSETRTTRDATGLIDDAADALDVPDATAETATTVFRRHCDERDANPNSVHTTAAACLYVACKVERVPRTVEEVVDAADADRTLLLRRAKDVTSELGIDLSGFADASRYVERYATELDLPDGVAERANDIVACCEDAGIAGGKSPSGWAAAAVYNASVEADLGVRQDTLTGLADVTHVTIRNRYQEQREVLRAQNPPPETAVEAVDWYCEYLPVSGYVADAARNLLKDADDVDVDAAPAAWAAAALRRAGERAGSSIGMKALKTPAGCPAAAVHERERELR; translated from the coding sequence ATGACGACGGACGAGACGGGCAGTGAGACCCGGACGACGAGAGATGCAACCGGGCTCATCGACGACGCCGCGGACGCACTTGACGTCCCGGATGCGACGGCGGAAACGGCGACGACGGTGTTCCGACGCCACTGCGACGAGCGCGACGCGAACCCGAACTCCGTCCACACGACGGCAGCGGCGTGTCTCTACGTCGCGTGCAAGGTCGAACGCGTTCCCCGCACGGTCGAGGAGGTCGTGGACGCGGCCGACGCCGACCGAACCCTGCTACTGCGGCGCGCGAAGGACGTGACCAGCGAACTCGGCATCGACCTCTCGGGGTTCGCGGACGCGTCCCGGTACGTCGAACGGTACGCCACCGAACTCGACCTGCCGGATGGCGTCGCCGAACGGGCGAACGACATCGTGGCGTGCTGTGAGGACGCGGGCATCGCCGGCGGGAAGTCCCCGAGCGGGTGGGCGGCCGCCGCGGTGTACAACGCGAGCGTGGAGGCCGACCTGGGCGTCCGCCAGGACACGCTGACGGGACTCGCGGACGTCACCCACGTCACCATCCGGAACCGCTATCAGGAACAACGCGAGGTGCTCCGCGCGCAGAATCCGCCGCCCGAGACCGCTGTCGAGGCCGTCGACTGGTACTGCGAGTACCTGCCCGTCTCCGGGTACGTCGCGGACGCGGCGCGTAACCTTCTGAAGGACGCTGACGACGTCGACGTGGACGCTGCGCCAGCGGCGTGGGCGGCGGCAGCACTCAGGCGAGCAGGTGAGCGCGCGGGGTCGTCCATCGGGATGAAGGCGCTGAAGACCCCGGCGGGGTGTCCAGCCGCGGCCGTCCACGAGCGCGAGCGCGAACTCCGGTAG
- the minD gene encoding cell division ATPase MinD, protein MNESGDGYVFAVASGKGGVGKTTTTTNLGVALAEDGFDVTVVDVDLGMANLSGLLGVDPEETLHDVLSGDASPMDAAYETHGVTLVPGSTALEQFAEADAKSLHRVVERFRDESDVVLLDAGAGLSYDIAMAMSVADGVLLVTTAEFSSLNDATKTGRLVGKLEKPVVGAVFTQTGDGGFDDVEGIAAALGTTNAVTASVPDDDAVKLATRKGAPVVSLRPDSPASRAYDRLAAKFADSIGIEPPEPEDEADDSAGFEWVDPETGEAEDDASEPEHAQTHGEDGPVYEIPLEDLISEAGLDENEAASERRVKLFDRVKSRFS, encoded by the coding sequence ATGAACGAGTCCGGAGACGGGTACGTGTTCGCCGTCGCCAGCGGCAAGGGCGGCGTCGGGAAGACGACGACCACGACGAACCTCGGCGTCGCGCTCGCCGAGGACGGGTTCGACGTGACAGTCGTGGACGTCGACCTCGGAATGGCGAACCTCTCTGGACTGCTCGGCGTCGACCCCGAGGAGACGCTACACGACGTGCTGTCGGGCGACGCGTCGCCGATGGACGCCGCCTACGAGACGCACGGCGTCACGCTCGTTCCCGGGTCGACGGCGCTGGAGCAGTTCGCGGAGGCGGACGCGAAGTCCCTCCACAGGGTCGTCGAGCGGTTCCGGGACGAGAGCGACGTGGTGTTGCTCGACGCCGGTGCAGGGTTGAGTTACGACATCGCGATGGCGATGTCCGTCGCCGACGGCGTGTTGCTGGTGACGACGGCGGAGTTCTCCTCGTTGAACGACGCGACGAAGACGGGCCGGTTGGTCGGCAAACTCGAGAAGCCAGTGGTCGGCGCGGTGTTCACGCAGACGGGCGACGGCGGGTTCGACGACGTGGAGGGCATCGCGGCGGCGCTCGGCACGACGAACGCGGTCACCGCGAGCGTGCCCGACGACGACGCCGTGAAACTCGCGACCCGGAAGGGAGCACCGGTCGTGAGTCTACGACCGGACAGCCCGGCGTCCCGCGCCTACGACCGACTCGCCGCGAAGTTCGCGGACAGCATCGGCATCGAACCGCCGGAACCCGAGGACGAGGCGGACGACTCTGCGGGGTTCGAGTGGGTGGACCCGGAGACGGGTGAGGCCGAGGACGACGCCTCCGAACCGGAGCACGCGCAGACGCATGGCGAAGACGGGCCGGTCTACGAGATTCCCCTGGAGGACCTCATCTCGGAGGCGGGACTCGACGAGAACGAGGCGGCGTCGGAGCGCCGCGTAAAACTGTTCGACCGCGTGAAATCCCGCTTCTCGTAG
- the flaJ gene encoding archaellar assembly protein FlaJ encodes MATEDVEEQGTLEKLNLGDAVESIAESYRSMRMPASQYTAFIVVPSVVFFAASVAAVLLVTLPLFVAVPVPMLGLLCLVSAVLYPKIKQDQRKKRMEEQFHLFVTHMTVLSTTNIDRVEVFRRIGAEEEYGPLAEEARRIVQLIDGWNQSLDDACRMRAKKVPSKLVADFLDRLAYTINSGQSLESYLTSEQDAIIRNYATVYEGQLDNLQIMKDLYLSMVLSVTFALVFATVLPILSGTNPTMTVSSVVVMYSFVQFGFLYAIYTISPTDPLWYFPTDRTTSTEWRLRIATAVGGALSVALVVAEAAVLMEWTSVDPNSIPLPLYAAIPTTPLLIPGVAARIVESRVKERDEEFTSFIRALGASETARQTTTNRVLSTLRKKDFGALTGLIDDLYKRLNLRVDASAAWRHFTADAHSNLIQKFSEMYLVGRQMGGDPKHLGDLISGNMHEVLQLREQRTQAATTMVGVLYGITSAATFAFFIGLGVVSVLSGLNLDFSNSAFSFGSIIHTDVYDIQVIKYLLVLTVLVNSVLSSLTVRVVDGGHQVNAYIHFVLLTWISALIGAGTLELVGTLLSV; translated from the coding sequence ATGGCCACGGAAGACGTCGAGGAACAGGGAACGCTCGAGAAACTGAATCTCGGCGACGCCGTCGAGTCGATCGCGGAGTCCTACCGCAGCATGCGGATGCCGGCGTCGCAGTACACCGCGTTCATCGTCGTGCCGTCGGTGGTGTTCTTCGCCGCGTCCGTCGCCGCCGTTCTCCTGGTGACCCTACCCCTGTTCGTCGCGGTGCCGGTTCCGATGCTCGGCCTGCTCTGTCTGGTGAGTGCTGTGCTCTACCCGAAGATCAAACAGGACCAGCGCAAGAAGCGCATGGAAGAGCAGTTCCACCTGTTCGTCACGCACATGACCGTGCTGTCGACGACGAACATCGACCGCGTGGAAGTGTTCCGTCGCATCGGCGCGGAGGAGGAGTACGGCCCGCTCGCGGAGGAGGCTCGGCGAATCGTGCAACTCATCGACGGATGGAACCAGAGCCTCGACGACGCGTGCCGGATGCGCGCGAAGAAGGTGCCGAGCAAACTCGTCGCGGACTTTCTGGACCGACTCGCGTACACCATCAACTCCGGTCAGAGCCTGGAGTCGTACCTGACGAGCGAGCAGGACGCCATCATCCGGAACTACGCCACCGTCTACGAGGGGCAACTGGACAACCTCCAGATCATGAAGGACCTCTACCTGTCGATGGTGCTGTCCGTGACGTTCGCGCTGGTGTTCGCGACGGTGCTCCCCATCCTCTCCGGGACGAACCCGACGATGACCGTTTCCTCGGTCGTCGTGATGTACTCGTTCGTCCAGTTTGGCTTCCTCTACGCCATCTACACCATCTCGCCGACCGACCCGCTGTGGTACTTCCCGACCGACCGCACGACGAGCACGGAGTGGCGGCTTCGAATCGCGACTGCCGTCGGCGGCGCCCTCTCGGTGGCCCTCGTCGTCGCGGAGGCCGCCGTTCTCATGGAGTGGACGAGCGTCGACCCGAACTCGATTCCGCTGCCGCTGTACGCCGCGATTCCGACGACGCCGCTCCTGATTCCGGGGGTTGCCGCGCGCATCGTGGAGTCACGGGTGAAAGAACGCGACGAGGAGTTCACGAGTTTCATCCGCGCGCTCGGGGCGAGCGAGACCGCGCGCCAGACGACCACGAATCGCGTGTTGTCGACGCTCCGGAAGAAGGACTTCGGGGCGCTGACCGGCCTCATCGACGACCTCTACAAGCGCCTGAACCTGCGCGTGGACGCCTCGGCGGCGTGGCGCCACTTCACCGCAGACGCCCACTCGAACCTGATCCAGAAGTTCAGCGAGATGTACCTCGTCGGCCGCCAGATGGGCGGCGACCCGAAACACCTCGGGGATCTCATCTCGGGGAACATGCACGAGGTGCTCCAGTTGCGCGAGCAGCGGACGCAGGCGGCGACGACGATGGTCGGCGTGCTCTACGGCATCACGTCGGCGGCGACGTTCGCGTTCTTCATCGGGCTTGGCGTGGTGTCCGTGCTCTCCGGGCTGAACCTCGACTTCTCGAACTCGGCGTTCAGTTTCGGGAGCATCATCCACACCGACGTCTACGACATCCAGGTCATCAAGTACCTGCTCGTGTTGACGGTGCTCGTGAACTCCGTGCTGTCCTCGCTGACGGTGCGCGTCGTGGACGGCGGCCATCAGGTCAACGCGTACATCCACTTCGTCCTGTTGACGTGGATCTCCGCGCTCATCGGCGCGGGGACGCTGGAACTCGTCGGCACGCTGTTGAGCGTGTGA
- a CDS encoding ZIP family metal transporter, whose product MDFLVALGFVFVAGLLTDLATGLGALPFFFVEDVSDRWRVGLWGLASGIMLAASGFGLLREGLAYGTPVEVGAGALAGVALVVVAHRVVEAYDFAPRDIAEGDFEKLVLIAGVLTVHSFPEGVAVGVSFADVGLEGGIPILGFSVPLLAVFITLAISIHNIPEGLAVSIPLHEQGMRRWKLVGVAVFTSLPQPIGAVIAFAFVEVARVFLPLGFGFAAGAMVFLVFHEFIPEAREAGATLPSNGTPELTAGLTAGVVGMMPLLFVV is encoded by the coding sequence ATGGACTTCCTCGTTGCGCTCGGCTTCGTCTTCGTCGCCGGACTGCTCACCGACCTCGCGACGGGGCTCGGCGCGCTCCCCTTCTTCTTCGTCGAGGACGTCAGCGACCGGTGGCGGGTCGGCCTCTGGGGACTGGCCTCCGGCATCATGCTCGCGGCGTCCGGGTTCGGCCTCCTCCGCGAAGGACTCGCCTACGGCACACCCGTCGAAGTGGGAGCGGGCGCACTCGCGGGCGTCGCGCTCGTCGTCGTCGCCCACCGCGTCGTCGAAGCGTACGACTTCGCGCCCCGAGACATCGCGGAAGGCGACTTCGAGAAACTCGTCCTCATCGCGGGCGTGCTTACCGTCCACTCGTTCCCCGAGGGCGTTGCTGTCGGCGTCTCCTTCGCCGACGTCGGACTCGAGGGCGGCATCCCGATTCTGGGCTTCAGCGTCCCCCTGCTCGCCGTGTTCATCACGCTCGCCATCTCCATCCACAACATCCCGGAAGGGCTCGCAGTGTCTATCCCGCTCCACGAACAGGGGATGCGCCGGTGGAAACTCGTCGGCGTCGCGGTGTTCACGAGCCTCCCCCAGCCCATCGGCGCGGTCATCGCGTTCGCGTTCGTCGAAGTCGCACGCGTGTTCCTCCCGCTGGGCTTTGGCTTCGCCGCGGGCGCGATGGTGTTCCTGGTGTTCCACGAGTTCATCCCCGAGGCCCGCGAGGCCGGGGCCACACTCCCCAGCAACGGCACGCCGGAACTCACTGCCGGACTGACCGCCGGCGTCGTCGGCATGATGCCGCTGCTGTTCGTCGTCTGA
- a CDS encoding nitroreductase family protein has product MSEAGQQPKSESDVEFPAAIEALRTRRSGHNFDPDTDLDTETLEAVVRDAAFAPSSYNLQPWEFVAISDDERLEELVDIAYGQEHILDAGTAILVGGHTDPKTADRVFEEWVEADRFDAETGEQVKEQTVAGYESERAGRDYAMRNASLAVQNLLLSAHARGLTATPMSGFDYEAAAEFVDMPEDTVPVVLVAIGPSGGEEPERLPRRDVDEVLHEETF; this is encoded by the coding sequence ATGTCAGAGGCAGGCCAACAGCCAAAATCCGAATCGGACGTCGAGTTTCCCGCGGCCATCGAGGCGCTCCGGACGCGGCGTTCGGGTCACAACTTCGACCCGGACACCGATCTCGACACCGAGACGCTAGAGGCAGTCGTTCGCGACGCCGCGTTCGCACCGTCCTCGTACAACCTTCAGCCCTGGGAGTTCGTCGCCATCAGCGACGACGAGCGTCTCGAGGAGCTCGTCGACATCGCGTACGGCCAGGAGCACATCCTCGACGCCGGCACCGCAATCCTCGTCGGTGGCCACACCGACCCGAAGACCGCCGACCGCGTCTTCGAGGAGTGGGTCGAGGCCGATCGCTTCGACGCCGAAACTGGCGAGCAGGTCAAAGAGCAGACCGTCGCCGGCTACGAGTCCGAGCGCGCAGGCCGGGATTACGCCATGCGGAACGCCAGTCTCGCCGTTCAGAACCTCCTGCTGTCCGCGCACGCCAGGGGCCTCACCGCCACCCCGATGAGCGGCTTCGACTACGAGGCCGCCGCGGAGTTCGTCGACATGCCCGAGGACACGGTGCCGGTCGTGCTGGTCGCCATCGGCCCGAGCGGCGGCGAGGAACCCGAGCGCCTCCCGCGGCGCGACGTCGACGAAGTGCTCCACGAGGAGACGTTCTAA
- a CDS encoding MazG nucleotide pyrophosphohydrolase domain-containing protein — protein sequence MDEQDRVSAFLDEHNLHAPPAHRVLDLVSETGELAKDVNVATDYGENPGEATVQEDELGDALFCLLALADELDIDATGALDTALSKYDDRIEETDDAGSKD from the coding sequence ATGGACGAACAGGACCGCGTTTCGGCGTTTCTCGACGAACACAACCTCCACGCGCCGCCGGCACACCGCGTCCTCGACCTCGTCAGCGAGACCGGCGAGCTCGCGAAGGACGTGAACGTCGCGACCGACTACGGGGAGAATCCAGGTGAGGCGACCGTCCAGGAGGACGAACTCGGGGACGCCCTGTTCTGTCTGCTCGCGCTCGCGGACGAACTCGACATCGACGCCACGGGCGCACTGGACACCGCGCTCTCGAAGTACGACGACCGGATCGAGGAGACCGATGATGCCGGATCGAAGGACTGA
- a CDS encoding ArsR/SmtB family transcription factor, whose protein sequence is MDPVEVLRVLGNKYNAEILQATHSPKSAQELSEELDIPIATSYRRIEELNDHDLLKMEGKELSDEGRRTKVYRRQIDELTIEFGVEETAVETTERTEAKNALVDVWSDLRTEG, encoded by the coding sequence ATGGACCCGGTGGAAGTGTTGCGGGTGCTCGGCAACAAGTACAACGCCGAGATCCTGCAAGCGACGCACTCGCCGAAATCCGCCCAGGAGCTAAGCGAGGAACTCGACATTCCCATCGCCACCAGCTACCGCCGTATCGAGGAACTCAACGACCACGACCTCCTGAAGATGGAGGGGAAAGAGCTCTCCGACGAAGGGCGCCGGACGAAGGTCTACCGTCGGCAGATCGACGAACTCACCATCGAGTTCGGCGTCGAGGAGACGGCGGTCGAGACCACCGAACGGACGGAAGCCAAGAACGCGCTCGTCGACGTCTGGAGTGACCTCCGCACCGAAGGGTAG
- a CDS encoding carbon-nitrogen hydrolase family protein has protein sequence MPTPTVAACQMAVADLDVSANLAAVGERLRALDARVDVAVFPEYALTGFVPDERVHDAALDRDDDELDRLAALANENDVDVLAGFVEDDGDAHYNTLGYVTPDGDRTFYRKRHRWSDERDVLEPGEDAITVETPVGTTGLVTCYDLNFVEVSAAFARKRVDALFVAGAWPGAYGQNWDLLLRARALDGVRWVVGCGRTGRRELPNARTVEYAGRSTVVRPDGAVHARLNRGERTLVADLDPEILDEQRAFIPVLDERS, from the coding sequence GTGCCCACGCCCACCGTCGCCGCCTGCCAGATGGCCGTCGCTGACCTCGACGTTTCCGCCAACCTCGCCGCGGTGGGTGAGAGACTCCGCGCGCTCGACGCCCGCGTCGACGTCGCGGTGTTCCCGGAGTACGCGCTCACGGGGTTCGTTCCCGACGAGCGCGTCCACGACGCAGCACTCGACAGAGACGACGACGAACTCGACAGACTCGCCGCTCTCGCCAACGAGAACGACGTCGACGTGCTCGCTGGGTTCGTCGAGGACGACGGAGACGCCCACTACAACACGCTCGGGTACGTCACCCCGGACGGCGACAGAACGTTCTACCGGAAGCGCCACCGATGGAGCGACGAACGCGACGTTCTCGAACCCGGCGAGGACGCCATCACGGTCGAAACCCCCGTCGGGACGACGGGGCTCGTCACCTGCTACGACCTCAACTTCGTGGAAGTGAGCGCTGCGTTCGCCCGGAAGCGGGTCGACGCGCTGTTCGTCGCCGGCGCGTGGCCGGGCGCGTACGGACAGAACTGGGACCTGCTCTTGCGCGCCCGCGCGCTCGACGGCGTGCGCTGGGTTGTCGGCTGCGGACGCACGGGACGCCGGGAGCTACCGAACGCCAGAACGGTCGAGTACGCCGGCCGGTCGACCGTCGTCCGCCCGGACGGTGCGGTCCACGCGCGACTCAACCGAGGGGAGCGCACGCTCGTCGCGGACCTCGACCCGGAGATCCTCGACGAGCAGCGCGCGTTCATCCCGGTGCTCGACGAGCGCTCGTAA